Proteins found in one Clostridium kluyveri DSM 555 genomic segment:
- a CDS encoding ABC transporter permease has product MRSYIAFIKKEWIDYLRNYKILIIIIVFAILGIISPLSAKFMPEIIREFMPADISIQLTEPSNIDSWTQFFKNISQMGTIVAIIIFSGMMSHEYEKGTLVNLITKGLSRKTVVAAKYTVVVLIWTISYWICFFIASIYTRYYFPEGKTTGLFLAVFSFYFFGIMLFSIVMLGSISFKNIYGSLLFTAGFTVILFIINMFPKAIKWNPLQLANSNIKILQGILTFYDIKYSFVIMMLISLCALRLSIRIFNEKSL; this is encoded by the coding sequence ATGAGGTCATATATTGCATTTATTAAAAAAGAATGGATTGACTATCTAAGAAACTATAAAATATTAATCATAATAATAGTATTTGCAATTCTAGGAATTATTAGTCCACTTAGTGCTAAGTTTATGCCGGAGATTATCAGAGAATTCATGCCTGCTGATATATCCATTCAATTAACGGAACCTTCCAATATAGATTCATGGACTCAATTTTTTAAAAATATATCTCAAATGGGTACTATTGTAGCTATTATTATTTTTAGTGGAATGATGTCTCATGAATATGAGAAGGGAACGTTAGTTAATCTGATTACGAAAGGATTATCACGTAAGACGGTTGTTGCAGCCAAATACACAGTAGTGGTTTTAATTTGGACAATAAGTTATTGGATATGTTTTTTTATTGCTTCAATATACACAAGATACTATTTCCCAGAAGGAAAAACTACAGGTTTATTTTTGGCTGTCTTTAGCTTTTATTTTTTTGGTATTATGCTATTTTCGATAGTTATGTTGGGTTCCATAAGCTTTAAAAATATCTATGGCTCTTTACTTTTTACAGCTGGTTTTACAGTGATACTTTTTATCATCAATATGTTTCCTAAAGCAATAAAATGGAATCCTTTGCAATTAGCAAATAGCAATATAAAGATATTGCAAGGTATACTTACATTTTATGATATAAAATATTCATTTGTCATAATGATGCTCATTAGTCTATGTGCACTAAGGCTATCTATAAGAATTTTTAATGAAAAATCTTTATAA
- a CDS encoding ABC transporter ATP-binding protein, with amino-acid sequence MDILTICDLHKGFSTHKVLKGVNLSVPQGSIYGFIGKNGAGKTTTMKIALGLLRADSGEIQICNKKVRFGSSEANRYVGYLPDVPQFYNFMTAQEYLKLCGEITGMSAHFIQKKSEYLLNIVGLTDLKKRIGGFSRGMKQRLGIAQVLLNDPKLLICDEPTSALDPIGRKEILDILSKVKNHTTIIFSTHILNDVDTICDHIGILNNGEIVLSGNLNNIKHEYQNTVMLSLSSNSDLNTLLKSEEIMKLNKKIQCKETSIYIRTSEVNKIMKWVMKILVKLSITPLKLEIMEPCLENIFMEVAK; translated from the coding sequence GTGGATATACTTACAATTTGTGATTTGCATAAGGGCTTCAGTACACATAAGGTATTAAAGGGAGTAAACTTAAGTGTACCACAAGGTTCTATATATGGTTTCATTGGTAAAAATGGTGCAGGCAAAACAACAACTATGAAGATTGCATTAGGTTTATTAAGAGCGGATTCTGGTGAGATACAAATATGTAATAAAAAAGTTAGATTTGGTTCTTCGGAAGCAAACCGATATGTTGGCTATTTACCGGATGTTCCACAATTTTATAATTTTATGACAGCCCAAGAATATTTAAAACTTTGCGGAGAAATTACTGGAATGTCAGCTCATTTTATTCAAAAAAAGAGTGAATATTTATTAAATATTGTGGGATTAACGGATTTAAAAAAAAGAATAGGGGGTTTTTCAAGAGGGATGAAGCAGCGTCTTGGTATTGCTCAGGTATTGTTAAATGATCCCAAGCTATTGATTTGTGATGAGCCTACCTCAGCTTTGGATCCTATTGGGAGAAAAGAAATATTAGATATTTTATCCAAAGTGAAAAACCATACAACGATTATTTTTTCAACTCATATATTAAACGATGTAGATACAATTTGTGATCATATTGGAATTTTAAATAATGGTGAAATTGTTTTATCAGGTAATTTAAATAACATAAAACATGAATATCAAAATACAGTGATGCTGTCACTTTCTTCAAATAGTGATTTAAATACCTTGCTCAAGTCTGAAGAAATAATGAAATTGAACAAAAAAATTCAGTGTAAAGAAACCTCCATTTATATAAGAACAAGTGAAGTAAATAAAATTATGAAATGGGTAATGAAAATTCTAGTTAAATTATCAATTACACCATTAAAACTTGAAATTATGGAACCTTGTCTTGAAAATATTTTTATGGAGGTGGCTAAATGA
- a CDS encoding PLD nuclease N-terminal domain-containing protein, with the protein MIDTFSKYLPVLLPLIMLQLILMITALVHILRHSTVRRGNKPLWIITIVCVNIIGPILYFLVGRDEE; encoded by the coding sequence ATGATTGATACTTTTTCTAAGTATTTACCAGTTTTGCTACCACTAATTATGCTTCAATTAATTTTAATGATTACTGCATTGGTTCATATTTTAAGACATTCTACAGTACGTAGAGGAAATAAACCACTTTGGATTATTACTATTGTTTGTGTAAACATCATTGGCCCAATTTTATATTTTCTAGTCGGAAGGGATGAGGAATAG
- a CDS encoding helix-turn-helix domain-containing protein — MRELNIRRCIIQKRKEKGITQEQLADYIGVSKASVSKWESGLSYPDILLLPELATYFNVSVDELLGYSPQLTKKDIKKIYNKLSHEFATKSFDEVMEQCNKMIKKYYSCFSFLLSMIQLLLNYLPLAKTEEIKKEIIHQCILLSQRVKEESENISDIKSANTMEALAEMIQGNSKEVIRLLDDKLTPYSGDDVMLINAYQMLGENAQANEVNQILLYQNIINALTLLTNYLSMHMTEPVLFGQIYSQGIQIINSFQMKEILTNAVFGIHIVAAQGYLIQQKKEKAIDALEEYVSIVCGYQYPLRLKGNGYFTKVDKWLEDNICIGTNTPLDEITIKKNFIEAVTENPAFTPLKEDEQYNMIIKKLKEKLGEK; from the coding sequence ATGAGAGAGCTAAATATAAGAAGATGTATTATTCAAAAAAGAAAAGAGAAAGGCATAACGCAAGAACAGTTGGCGGATTATATTGGAGTTTCTAAAGCATCTGTTTCCAAATGGGAATCAGGGTTAAGTTATCCTGATATTTTACTTCTTCCTGAACTTGCAACTTATTTTAATGTTTCAGTGGATGAATTACTGGGATATTCTCCACAACTTACAAAGAAGGATATTAAGAAAATTTATAATAAACTTTCACATGAATTTGCTACAAAATCTTTTGACGAAGTAATGGAGCAGTGTAACAAAATGATAAAGAAATACTATTCTTGTTTTTCATTTTTATTGTCTATGATTCAATTATTATTAAACTATTTGCCTTTAGCAAAAACTGAGGAAATAAAAAAAGAAATTATTCACCAATGTATACTTCTAAGTCAGAGAGTAAAAGAGGAATCAGAGAACATTTCTGACATAAAAAGTGCAAATACCATGGAAGCATTGGCAGAAATGATACAGGGAAATAGTAAAGAAGTTATTCGATTATTAGATGACAAATTAACTCCCTATAGTGGAGATGATGTTATGCTGATTAATGCATATCAAATGCTTGGAGAAAATGCTCAAGCGAATGAGGTGAATCAAATATTACTATACCAAAATATAATAAATGCATTAACGCTTTTAACCAATTATCTTTCCATGCACATGACGGAACCAGTTTTATTTGGGCAGATATATTCTCAGGGGATTCAGATTATCAACTCTTTTCAGATGAAAGAGATCTTGACAAATGCGGTCTTTGGAATTCATATTGTTGCTGCACAAGGGTATTTGATTCAGCAGAAAAAAGAAAAGGCAATAGATGCGTTGGAAGAATATGTAAGTATTGTTTGTGGATATCAATATCCATTGAGATTAAAAGGAAATGGATATTTTACCAAGGTAGATAAATGGCTTGAGGATAATATTTGTATTGGAACAAACACACCATTAGATGAGATAACAATTAAGAAAAATTTCATTGAGGCTGTTACTGAAAATCCTGCATTTACACCGTTAAAAGAAGATGAACAGTACAATATGATTATTAAAAAATTGAAAGAAAAGTTAGGTGAAAAATAA
- a CDS encoding ABC transporter permease gives MRMLTFFNRTTKEILRDPLNVAFGIGFPLVILVLLSAIQANIPVRLFEIDRLIPGISVFGLSFMTLYSAILIAKDRSSSFIQRLYTTPLTASDYILGYALPILPIALAQSVICYISALFLGLEITVNIVYAILFVIPIALFFIALGLLFGSIFNDKQVGGICGALLTNLAAWLSGAWFDLDLVGGLFKKIAYALPYVHAVELGRAVLGGNFEAIFPHLWWVLGYACLTVIIAILVFTRKMRKD, from the coding sequence ATGAGAATGCTAACATTTTTCAACCGCACGACAAAAGAAATCCTGCGCGATCCATTGAATGTGGCTTTCGGCATTGGATTCCCATTAGTGATTCTGGTATTACTATCTGCAATACAGGCAAACATCCCTGTCAGGCTTTTTGAAATAGACAGACTTATACCTGGAATATCAGTGTTTGGCTTATCCTTTATGACACTGTATTCTGCAATATTGATTGCGAAAGACCGTTCAAGTTCTTTTATTCAAAGATTATATACAACGCCCTTAACCGCAAGTGACTATATCTTGGGGTATGCGCTTCCCATTCTTCCGATTGCATTGGCACAAAGCGTTATTTGCTACATTAGCGCCCTATTTTTGGGCTTGGAGATTACGGTAAACATTGTCTATGCAATTCTATTTGTTATACCGATTGCATTGTTTTTTATTGCCTTGGGACTTTTGTTCGGCAGCATCTTCAATGATAAGCAAGTAGGCGGTATTTGCGGAGCATTGCTTACAAATTTAGCGGCATGGCTCTCGGGAGCATGGTTTGATTTAGACCTTGTTGGAGGCCTTTTCAAAAAAATAGCATACGCCTTACCATATGTACACGCTGTTGAACTGGGACGAGCAGTTTTAGGGGGTAATTTTGAGGCGATATTTCCGCACCTTTGGTGGGTACTCGGATATGCATGTTTGACTGTTATTATAGCCATTTTGGTATTCACCCGGAAAATGAGAAAAGACTGA
- a CDS encoding ABC transporter ATP-binding protein, with translation MDAIVMSNLTKKYKDITAVDELNLSIHDGEIFSLLGVNGAGKTTTIKMLSCLTQPTSGNAVLLGKSITKDAQAVKSMIAVSPQETAVAPNLTVKENLEFMAGVHSFSKEKTKAKVTKLISEFDLHEIANKQAEKLSGGWQRRLSIAMALISEPHILFLDEPTLGLDVLARSDLWDVIRSLKGKITIILTTHYMEEAESLSDRIGIMKSGKLLIAGTADEIKAKAGTDRFEDAFVKLVKEGI, from the coding sequence ATGGATGCGATTGTTATGAGTAACTTAACAAAAAAATATAAAGACATAACGGCTGTTGACGAACTAAACTTATCTATTCATGACGGAGAAATATTTTCACTGTTAGGCGTAAATGGAGCAGGTAAAACTACGACAATTAAAATGCTCTCATGCCTTACACAGCCTACAAGCGGTAATGCAGTACTGCTTGGCAAAAGCATTACTAAGGATGCACAGGCGGTAAAGTCAATGATCGCTGTTTCACCGCAGGAAACAGCGGTTGCTCCTAATTTGACGGTAAAAGAAAATTTGGAGTTTATGGCGGGTGTTCATAGCTTTTCCAAGGAGAAAACGAAAGCCAAAGTAACAAAGCTAATCAGTGAATTTGACTTACATGAAATTGCAAATAAACAAGCTGAGAAACTTTCAGGCGGCTGGCAGCGCAGGCTAAGTATTGCCATGGCCTTAATTTCAGAGCCTCACATCTTGTTTTTAGACGAACCCACTTTGGGATTGGATGTCTTGGCAAGAAGTGATTTGTGGGATGTTATTCGTTCTCTTAAAGGGAAAATTACAATCATTCTAACAACACACTACATGGAAGAAGCAGAATCGCTTTCGGACCGTATCGGTATCATGAAAAGTGGGAAGCTGTTAATTGCAGGAACTGCTGATGAAATCAAAGCAAAAGCAGGAACTGATAGATTTGAAGACGCCTTTGTTAAACTTGTAAAGGAGGGAATATAA
- a CDS encoding WHG domain-containing protein, which yields MPPKVKIAKNNIITASLDVIRENGAEALNARAVAKKLNCSTQPIFSNYSTMKDLKNDVMQSAKQLYQQYIERGMKDSVYPPYKASGIAYIKFAKEEKELFKLLFMRDRSQEEVKEEREEISDLINLISSNTGMSLDDAYMFHIEMWIYVHGIATMIATAYLDWKWDTISMMLTDAYEGMRERYKNKEGK from the coding sequence ATGCCACCGAAAGTTAAAATAGCCAAAAACAATATCATAACGGCCTCTCTTGATGTTATTCGTGAAAATGGAGCAGAAGCCTTGAACGCGAGAGCCGTGGCAAAAAAATTAAACTGTTCCACACAACCGATTTTTAGCAACTATTCCACTATGAAAGATTTAAAAAATGATGTGATGCAGTCGGCAAAGCAGCTTTATCAGCAATATATCGAAAGAGGCATGAAAGATTCCGTCTATCCGCCATACAAGGCAAGCGGTATCGCCTATATCAAATTTGCCAAAGAAGAAAAAGAGCTGTTCAAACTGCTTTTTATGCGTGACCGCTCTCAGGAAGAAGTGAAAGAAGAAAGAGAGGAAATCTCCGACCTTATAAATCTCATTTCATCCAACACGGGGATGAGCTTGGATGATGCCTATATGTTTCATATAGAAATGTGGATCTATGTGCATGGTATTGCTACAATGATTGCCACAGCCTATCTGGACTGGAAGTGGGACACGATAAGTATGATGCTGACTGATGCATATGAGGGCATGAGAGAGCGATACAAAAACAAGGAGGGCAAGTAA
- a CDS encoding TetR/AcrR family transcriptional regulator: MRKRNLTKEKIIQVAFSLADEIGLNQVTFPKIAEKLDIKYPSLYNHFTNMDNLKIEMTIYLLNKLNLKLMQRLIGKSGGDAVKEYANAYRDFAFENKSAYGLIMNIPSTEDKEVHRLAKETTSIIRQILHFYIEDETHLVHKSRALRSLLHGFISLNFLGYFQNPVSSEDSFQLMIDDFILSVSRNLC, from the coding sequence ATGCGAAAGCGAAATTTAACCAAAGAGAAAATTATTCAAGTTGCTTTTTCATTGGCTGATGAAATTGGACTTAATCAAGTTACTTTCCCCAAAATTGCAGAAAAGCTGGATATAAAATACCCATCTTTATATAACCATTTTACTAACATGGATAATCTTAAAATAGAAATGACAATATACCTTTTAAATAAATTGAACTTGAAATTAATGCAAAGATTAATTGGCAAAAGTGGTGGAGATGCTGTTAAAGAGTATGCCAATGCTTATAGAGACTTTGCCTTTGAAAACAAGTCTGCTTATGGGCTTATTATGAATATTCCAAGTACAGAAGATAAAGAAGTACATCGTTTAGCGAAAGAAACTACCAGTATTATTCGTCAAATTTTACATTTTTATATTGAGGATGAAACACATTTGGTTCATAAAAGTCGGGCATTAAGGAGCTTGTTACATGGTTTTATTTCTTTAAATTTCCTCGGGTATTTCCAAAATCCAGTAAGTTCAGAAGACAGCTTTCAACTGATGATAGATGATTTTATTTTGTCAGTTTCAAGAAATTTGTGTTAA
- a CDS encoding multidrug efflux MFS transporter, with protein MKVWKRNLIVCWFGMFVTSVGMSQIAPVLPLYIKHLGISNTALIEQFSGIAFGITFIISAVFSPVWGHAADKFGRKPMLLRASLGMAIVIFSMGFAQNVYELIILRVLQGIITGYSTACITLIATQTDREHAGWALGTLSTSSIAGSLLGPMIGGYIEENFSLQNVFFITGVLMLITFTTTALFVRESFTREDKKVSSIKEIWSIIPNKSLTIIMFVTSFILTLALYSIEPIITVYIAQLSRNSNHVALLAGMAFSVSGLANIIAAPRLGKLSDKIGAQKVILVALVAAGIIFIPQAFVKNPWQLMGLRFLLGLAMGGLNPSVNVLVKRITPDSLTGRVFGFNISAQYLGIFGGSILGGQVAAYLGIRYIFFITSTLLLLNAVWVYFKVYKRLSLN; from the coding sequence ATGAAAGTGTGGAAAAGAAATTTAATAGTTTGTTGGTTTGGAATGTTTGTAACCAGTGTAGGAATGAGTCAAATTGCCCCGGTATTACCCCTCTATATAAAACATCTTGGCATTTCTAACACAGCTTTAATTGAACAATTTTCAGGAATTGCTTTTGGTATTACCTTCATAATTTCAGCTGTTTTTTCACCAGTTTGGGGACACGCTGCTGATAAATTTGGACGAAAACCAATGCTTTTGCGAGCAAGCCTTGGTATGGCGATAGTTATATTCAGCATGGGTTTCGCACAAAATGTATATGAACTAATAATATTAAGAGTATTACAAGGTATTATCACAGGCTACAGTACAGCTTGTATTACACTGATTGCAACTCAAACAGATAGGGAACATGCGGGATGGGCTTTAGGTACGCTCTCAACATCAAGTATCGCAGGATCACTACTTGGACCAATGATTGGTGGCTATATTGAAGAAAACTTTAGTTTACAAAATGTATTTTTTATAACAGGTGTACTTATGCTTATTACATTCACTACAACTGCTTTATTTGTAAGGGAATCCTTTACTCGTGAGGATAAAAAAGTGAGCAGTATTAAGGAAATATGGAGTATTATTCCAAACAAAAGTTTAACTATTATAATGTTCGTAACCTCTTTTATATTAACTCTAGCGTTATATTCTATAGAACCAATCATAACAGTATATATTGCTCAATTATCTCGTAATAGCAATCACGTTGCTCTGTTAGCTGGAATGGCATTCTCAGTCTCAGGATTAGCAAATATAATTGCAGCTCCAAGACTTGGAAAACTTTCTGATAAAATTGGAGCGCAGAAAGTTATATTAGTTGCACTTGTAGCGGCAGGAATAATTTTTATACCACAGGCCTTTGTAAAAAATCCCTGGCAGCTAATGGGTCTTCGCTTTCTATTAGGACTGGCGATGGGGGGACTTAATCCTTCTGTTAATGTTCTAGTTAAAAGAATTACACCAGATTCTCTTACAGGCAGAGTTTTTGGTTTTAATATATCCGCCCAATATTTAGGCATATTTGGGGGATCAATTTTAGGGGGACAAGTGGCAGCTTATTTAGGTATAAGATATATATTTTTTATTACAAGTACATTGCTGCTGCTAAATGCCGTGTGGGTCTATTTTAAAGTATATAAAAGACTCAGCTTAAATTAA
- a CDS encoding hydrolase has protein sequence MEDLKSRETELIKSEKTALVIIDLQNGIVNRELSPHTGVEVVQNASRLINAFTEKGAFVVLVRVSSIDGKDMLKPSVDFKINPTQFPEGWDSYVPEIANNKNVHTITKRQWGAFYGTDLDLQLRRRGIDTIVLCGISTGIGVDTTAREAFQHGYNQIFVEDAMTAGSKEEHDYVCKHIFPRIGKLRRSEEIVLS, from the coding sequence ATGGAAGATTTAAAATCAAGAGAAACTGAATTAATAAAATCAGAAAAAACAGCTCTGGTAATCATAGACTTACAAAATGGAATTGTGAATAGGGAGCTTTCACCTCATACTGGTGTAGAGGTTGTTCAAAATGCAAGCAGATTAATCAATGCATTCACAGAAAAGGGAGCCTTTGTAGTTCTTGTAAGAGTTTCCTCCATAGATGGAAAAGATATGTTAAAGCCAAGTGTAGATTTCAAAATTAATCCAACACAATTCCCAGAAGGATGGGATAGCTATGTACCTGAAATAGCAAATAATAAAAATGTTCATACTATCACCAAAAGACAGTGGGGTGCATTCTATGGTACTGATCTTGACTTACAATTAAGACGTCGTGGAATTGATACTATTGTACTATGCGGCATTTCCACCGGAATTGGCGTAGATACTACGGCAAGAGAAGCTTTTCAACATGGTTATAATCAAATCTTTGTGGAAGATGCAATGACAGCGGGATCAAAAGAAGAGCATGACTATGTTTGTAAACACATCTTCCCTAGGATAGGTAAACTTCGAAGAAGTGAAGAAATAGTTTTATCATAA
- a CDS encoding energy-coupling factor ABC transporter ATP-binding protein — protein sequence MIDISNVSYSYSGIPALKDINLHINKGEAVALLGANGSGKSTLLKLINGIVFPDSGSYKFNNEEITHAKLQDTKFSKLFHQKIGFVFQNSDTQLFCADVYDEIAFGPRQMGMNENDVDKRVNDCLSLLNITDFKHRQPYHLSGGEKRKVAIACVLALNPEVLVLDEPMNGLDPRTQRWLAEFLVKLNKMGKTLITSTHNLELVQEISKRAVLFGEDHCIAADLPTEKLLAEIDLLKKVNLVDEYYHCHEGNHHAHFHMHNYEL from the coding sequence ATGATTGATATAAGTAATGTATCGTATTCGTATTCAGGTATTCCTGCTTTAAAGGATATAAATCTTCATATAAATAAAGGAGAAGCTGTGGCATTATTAGGAGCCAATGGCAGTGGTAAATCAACATTGCTGAAGCTAATAAATGGTATTGTTTTCCCCGATAGTGGGAGTTATAAGTTTAATAATGAAGAAATAACTCATGCTAAACTTCAAGATACAAAATTCTCAAAGCTCTTTCACCAGAAAATAGGTTTTGTATTTCAAAATTCAGATACACAATTGTTCTGTGCTGATGTTTATGATGAAATTGCATTTGGACCCAGACAGATGGGAATGAATGAGAATGATGTAGATAAAAGAGTTAATGATTGTCTATCATTGTTAAATATTACTGATTTCAAGCATAGACAGCCATATCATTTAAGTGGTGGAGAAAAACGAAAAGTTGCTATTGCTTGTGTTTTAGCCTTAAATCCAGAAGTTCTTGTCCTTGATGAACCCATGAACGGTCTTGATCCTAGAACTCAGAGATGGCTTGCGGAATTTCTAGTTAAATTGAATAAAATGGGGAAGACATTGATAACTTCAACACATAATTTAGAGCTAGTACAGGAAATATCAAAAAGAGCTGTACTGTTTGGAGAGGATCATTGTATTGCAGCTGATTTACCAACAGAGAAACTGCTAGCAGAGATAGATTTACTGAAAAAAGTAAATCTAGTAGATGAATATTATCACTGTCATGAAGGAAATCATCATGCACATTTTCACATGCATAACTATGAGCTATAA
- a CDS encoding energy-coupling factor transporter transmembrane component T → MPEWLLKDENYIPKSDKDTFITKSILSILEVLSRIRTQSGYKKNKFKINVTLKVTFTFILILLVSITRSFTFTIIINVYLLAILSMMDGEEIIKVLKISLIMSAFTFIILLPAIFWNNGFSSIMITSKVFATVTCVNILSHSTKWNFIISALKRFFVSDIFIFVMDITIKYIVMLGEFSLNMLYSLKLRSVGQNSNKYASLSGIAGTMFIKSKEIAEDMYTAMECRGFTGEYRVINNKNKLNFTDYIYVIINVLIIIIFIYMGRV, encoded by the coding sequence ATGCCTGAGTGGTTGTTAAAAGATGAAAATTATATTCCTAAATCAGATAAGGACACTTTTATTACAAAAAGTATTCTGTCCATATTGGAAGTTCTTTCGAGGATAAGAACTCAAAGCGGATATAAAAAAAATAAATTTAAAATAAATGTAACCTTGAAAGTCACATTTACATTTATACTTATATTGTTAGTTTCTATTACAAGAAGTTTTACATTTACAATTATTATTAATGTATATTTATTAGCGATATTGAGTATGATGGATGGCGAAGAAATTATAAAAGTTTTAAAAATCAGTCTGATAATGTCAGCTTTCACGTTTATTATACTCTTACCGGCAATCTTTTGGAACAATGGGTTTAGCAGCATTATGATTACATCTAAAGTCTTTGCAACAGTAACTTGTGTAAATATACTTTCTCATTCTACAAAATGGAACTTTATAATCAGTGCATTAAAGAGATTTTTTGTGTCGGATATTTTTATTTTTGTCATGGATATTACTATAAAATACATAGTTATGCTGGGTGAATTTTCATTAAATATGTTATATTCATTAAAGCTTAGATCAGTTGGTCAAAATAGTAATAAATATGCATCGCTTTCAGGAATTGCTGGAACAATGTTTATAAAGTCCAAGGAAATTGCTGAAGATATGTATACTGCCATGGAGTGCAGAGGTTTCACAGGAGAATATCGAGTTATTAATAATAAAAATAAATTAAATTTTACAGACTATATATATGTAATAATTAATGTACTAATAATTATTATTTTTATATACATGGGAAGGGTCTAA
- the cbiM gene encoding cobalt transporter CbiM encodes MHIPDNYLSPSTCAVMGAAMIPIWGISVKKVKNEISKVKMPLLGIGAAFSFLVMMFNVPLPGGTTGHAVGGTLLAILLGPFAACISITVALLIQALLFGDGGILAFGANCFNMAFIMPFLGYFIYKFIKDRTNSEKGEYVGIILGSYIGINFAAFIAGIEFGIQPLLFKNAVGQALYSPYPLSVSIPAMLVPHLLVAGVIEVIFTVAIFSFIKKVSPGTIYEGAKRKTKIVYGLIVALICLTPIGLIATGTAWGEWGIDEIKNVSIGGKALGYVPEGMKNGFSFNTFMSDYAIKGLPETAGYILSAVTGVVILVILFKIISSLKKNKTGDIIGKSEEK; translated from the coding sequence ATGCATATTCCAGATAATTATTTAAGTCCATCCACTTGTGCAGTGATGGGGGCGGCTATGATTCCAATATGGGGGATATCAGTTAAAAAGGTAAAAAATGAAATATCTAAGGTTAAAATGCCATTACTTGGTATAGGCGCTGCATTTTCTTTTCTTGTGATGATGTTTAACGTACCGCTGCCAGGAGGTACAACGGGGCATGCTGTAGGAGGGACGCTGCTGGCTATACTTTTAGGACCATTTGCAGCATGCATTTCGATTACTGTGGCTCTTCTTATCCAGGCGCTGCTTTTTGGAGATGGTGGAATACTGGCATTCGGAGCTAATTGCTTTAATATGGCATTTATAATGCCTTTTCTTGGTTATTTTATCTATAAGTTTATCAAGGATAGAACTAATTCTGAAAAAGGTGAATATGTTGGAATAATATTAGGATCTTATATAGGAATCAATTTTGCAGCTTTTATAGCAGGAATAGAATTTGGTATTCAGCCTCTACTATTTAAAAATGCGGTCGGACAAGCATTATACAGTCCCTATCCATTGTCTGTATCAATTCCAGCCATGCTTGTTCCTCATTTACTAGTTGCAGGCGTAATCGAAGTTATATTTACAGTGGCGATTTTTTCATTTATAAAGAAAGTTTCTCCAGGCACAATATATGAAGGAGCCAAGAGAAAGACAAAAATTGTCTATGGATTAATTGTTGCTTTAATTTGTTTGACACCGATAGGACTTATTGCAACCGGAACAGCATGGGGTGAATGGGGAATTGATGAAATAAAGAATGTATCGATTGGTGGTAAGGCACTTGGTTATGTTCCTGAAGGAATGAAAAATGGATTTAGCTTTAATACTTTTATGTCAGATTATGCAATTAAGGGACTGCCAGAGACTGCTGGATATATTTTATCGGCAGTTACAGGAGTAGTAATTTTAGTAATTTTATTTAAGATTATAAGCAGTTTAAAGAAAAATAAAACTGGGGACATAATTGGTAAAAGTGAGGAGAAATAA